In one window of Bizionia sp. M204 DNA:
- a CDS encoding tetratricopeptide repeat protein: MKNLFFYIFALISVASFSQEEDKAAQLKAAKNANNLVFEGNDLLGNDDFVSAEMAYRQAISESSTETVGVYNLGTSQILEGNLEEALYQLQKSAKAATSKSEKHQAFHNIGNILMTNKKCKEAVEAYKNALRNNPTDDESRYNLALAQECAKQQEDQNQDEDKDQDKQDENKDENKDDQKDKDKDKEGDQDDQKDKGDQDKKEGDDKEDEDGKPKDDEKDKGKENQDPGKDKEQQQPPQPQPGQMSPQQMKNLLEAMNNQESKVQEKMNAEKQKGVKVQTEKDW, from the coding sequence ATGAAAAACCTATTTTTTTACATATTCGCCCTAATTTCGGTGGCTTCTTTTTCGCAAGAAGAAGATAAAGCTGCCCAATTAAAAGCCGCTAAAAATGCGAACAATCTCGTCTTTGAAGGAAATGACCTTTTAGGAAATGACGATTTTGTTTCTGCTGAAATGGCTTACCGTCAGGCTATCTCTGAATCTTCAACGGAAACTGTAGGTGTTTATAATTTAGGAACCTCGCAAATTTTAGAAGGTAATTTAGAAGAAGCCTTATACCAATTGCAAAAATCAGCTAAAGCAGCCACGTCTAAATCTGAAAAACATCAAGCCTTTCATAACATTGGAAATATATTAATGACCAATAAAAAATGTAAAGAAGCTGTTGAAGCCTACAAAAATGCCTTGCGAAACAATCCAACAGATGATGAATCGCGATACAATTTAGCATTAGCACAAGAGTGTGCCAAGCAACAGGAAGACCAAAACCAGGACGAGGACAAAGACCAAGATAAGCAGGACGAAAATAAAGACGAGAACAAGGACGACCAAAAGGACAAAGATAAGGATAAGGAAGGCGACCAGGACGACCAGAAAGATAAAGGCGATCAAGATAAAAAGGAAGGCGACGACAAAGAGGATGAAGATGGCAAGCCTAAAGATGATGAAAAAGACAAAGGCAAAGAAAATCAAGATCCTGGGAAAGATAAGGAACAGCAACAACCACCGCAGCCTCAACCGGGACAAATGTCGCCACAGCAAATGAAAAACCTGCTAGAAGCTATGAACAATCAAGAGTCTAAAGTGCAGGAAAAAATGAATGCCGAGAAACAGAAAGGCGTTAAAGTTCAAACTGAAAAAGATTGGTAA